The DNA window CTGCTTGAGCCGCTGTTCCCTTATTCTTCCCCCACTTTATCTTTGCAAAAGTCTCTGACACTTTACGCTTCTTCCTTGTaggtttctttcttgtttcattctgTTCTACAAGagattcttcatcttcctcttcttcttcatcttcttcacgaCGAGAAGCTCGGAATTCAGCAGGGGCTAATAATTGGTTTCCGGATAGGCTTTCTGGGTGAAAGACGGTGCCTTCATCCTCGGGACCAGAATCTTCATCAGTCAGGTTGCTTACATCTGGGGGCTCGATGTACAAGTCTTTGACATCATCCATTTCTTCTAAAAGATCTAAGGCTTCATTGACAgtcagaattttttttctgaaacatataaaaaaaaaacatatatcaaTAATGATGTAACTGAAATCACACAGACTCATGAACAACAATAATTGTGCACACGTACTCCTAAGGTAACCATATGGTATCCAAAAATGACAAGTTCAATATCTACGGAAGTCTGGGTATGGTGTGACGTcagaaatggagaaatataCATCAGAAATGTAAAACTCTTGCTATTTCTCCATTTCTGACATCACAACGGCACAGACTGCTCAGCAATGCTCGACCGTGTTGACGTGGCATTATTTATCatataaaaataattgaaagattTTCACACATTtacaaacaaatatattttgTACTTTGGCTATTTGTACTAAAATTTACTTAAATTATTTGTACCAGTTTACTGAAAATAATTACAAACTTTCCTTATAATTGTTTGTGGTCTGTCACTGAGCCTGGCTAGCTTATAGTTTAATGAGCTCCGTCACAACTGGGGCACAGGCACGCTCTTACACACTGAGCAGTAAGggatctctatttctttctatttctctgcaATTCAAGCAACTCTTTCAGGActtctaatttcttttcttctatttccagtaatttcttgtttttaaggACTTCCTCCTGAAAcattctattcttttccattgcctcttccttctttttaatccACTCTTCCTGTATTGCCAAAAAGTTTTCCATTTTACTCCTAGAGGCTTTCACCTGTTCTAAACTCTCCTTTTGCATTAATTCAAATCTTTTTGACTGTGATGGtggtcttattttcttcctcttaactgACTGCCTCACTTCAGGGATatttaataatggtggtgggtCATCAGGATCAGACATTGATGCAGGAGTGGTAGCTCTGCTGACACCTGATggtcctattttcttcctcttaactgACTGCCTCACTTCAGGGATATTTAATAATGGTGGCGGGTCATCAGGATCAGACATTGATGCAGGAGTGGTAGCTCTGCTGACACCTGATGGTCCTGCAACAGGAGTGTCAGCTCTGCTGACACCTGATGGTCCTGCAACTGGAGTGACAATCCTGCTGACACCTGATGGTCCTGCAACAGGAGTGTCAGCCCTGCTGACACCTGATGGTCCTGCAACAGGAGTGACAATCCTGCTGACACCTGATGGTCCTGCAACAGGAGTGTCAGCTCTGCTGACACCTGATGGTCCTGCAACAGGGTGACAATCCTGCTGACACCTGAGGCTCCTGCAACAGGAGTTACAGTCTTGATAGTTGTGGTTCCTGTAACTAGAGCATCACGTAATTGTTCATTCTCAAGGCCACACCTCTCAGTTCTAGGGTGTGCGATGGGTCGTTCACCAAGGAATGAACAAAGAAGATCGTATCCCTGGGGTACATGCAGTTTACGAGCTCCTGTTGTCTTCATGTTTTCAATATAACGCATGAAGGCATACCTTAAATTTTTCCACTTCACTTTACACTGTTGCATAGTAGCCCCAGGGACCTGAAAAGAAGATGGTCTGAGATAACAGCACAGTAAATGCCTATTAACTTAATTCCTTAGTTCTACAACTTCCATTTGCACCTTCACCAAATTTATTAGATGTATACCGTCCACCAGTATTGCCACTTTAATAATATAACATGAAAGTTATGACATTTCTTGAACCTCTATTGTAAGTTCATTTTTTTAAATTACAGCCTTATTTCATAAGCTTCCATATTATGGAAGAACTTATACTAATGTGCATATCATTAGGAAAGTTGTAATGTGGGCTGCTGAGTGTAGGGGTATACAGCTGTAATTTCCCTGCAAATGACCCGCAATAATGTTGCATAATTATACTTTAAATCCAGTATGGTGGGCCAGTGGTTGGGTGCAGTGTTCACCAATGGCAGAGAGGGGCCGGTGATGGAGGTTCATATCCCAGTCCGCACATCTCATTCCGTCCGCACATCCCATTCCGTGACCCATGTCAGGTCCTACCCACACCCTGCCAGGCTTGTAAAATAATACCTAAATGGAGGACATTACAAAACTTTGTGTCTGATTCATAGGGCTAAGCACAGAGATCTCACATGACCCACCCGGGATTGAACCCTAAACTAAATGATCAGCACTAAGCACAGAGAGCATCAGCACTTTGACATTGACACATGATACATGCATTTTGGGTTATGTGAGCTTTGTTGAAGTTTTGAATCATCTCTGTGTGTTATGAGATaaggtgttttgtttgtttgtagtaATGGTGTGTTTTAGGCATTAGTTTTGGTCAGTATATGTATATGAAATTTATATATCAGTACAAGTATGTATTTACATGTTTGTTCATGCctagtgaaagaaaaatctcAGGTAAAATACCTCAGCTTATGTACAAATCATTCATACTCATTAATGTACCTTAAACAGTACCTCATAACCCAACATACATTCATGCTCACGACAGGAGTATAATGACACAAAACGTTATTTCAGTAAGCAAAGGCTTGCATGATTATTGCTTACATGGTTAGCAGTAACACTGACGTAAGAATCAACATTATTGAATTTTAATTTTAAATATATAACTCTGAAACATGTGAACGACATTTACCTTAAGACATGCATATGCTGGAATAAGGGCAGAATAGTTATGCATTGAAGCATGATCATGCAGCAAAGAAACACATTTATTATTATCCCACACAGTGCATTATGGTTTGTGTATCACATGTTCAGTACAGTACAAAACTGTGTTATTTATACCTAACCTAGGTTTCCACCACCAAAGCTAAAGACAAGTAATTCTACTGGTATGGAATGCAATATAAACAAGTGCAGCATTACCTACCACTAATGTTAATAAATCCACATGATGAGGCTGAAAATTTAAGTAATGATAAGGAATCAGTAGTGTAGGAGGTAAAACATATTTATCTACATTATCCACAACCATCCAtcctatttattgttttcatgtataattTTCAGCTTCCTACTCAATTAATTAAGGTATGTAACGAAAATAATTCACAACTGAAAGGTTTCTCTGATTAAAGAGACGAGAGCAATAAAAGGGataccttaaaaacccttaggACAAGGTATCAAGGATCAAAAACCTACATACTGTATTTGAGAATTGTCCTGCTCTCCCTGCATTTAAAGTTATAAACAACTGTAGTTTCTACTCACTTGAGGtgaaacaacagcaaaaatgtCACGCCACACACGGTCTCTCTTCTCCAGCTTCCCATCCAAACGTGGGAATGCATCCCTCACAGCTCTCAGCAGTATGTCGACAGTATCTTCTGTCCACGGTGTTTGCCGCTGGCCACTGTACTGTTCTGATGTACTGGTATGCAACTGTGAGtctgacggaaaaaaaaataaataaataaaaaataaaaatgtcagtATCAATTCAAAATACTCCAGAGGAGTCGTTCTTTCAACACTTGACCCTTTACTTAAGCAAAACATGCTGAAATTATACCATgacagaacaccatttgtaacACTAACAAAATAGTTTTCTGGATTCACAACATGTGTTGTCCATACAGATTATCCCAACTGAAATGGTACTGTACAACTTTTGAATTTTTTTGTGAAGTTTATTGCCTTTGCTTTTCTAGACTCTTCAGAAATTAACATGAGGTCATTTTAACACAGAGGATAGTTTAACTTTCTTAgcattattatcaatactatAATACTGCTCTTAACCTTAGAAGGAATTGAGGGACTACATTCTATAACTTCAATTAACTGAAGTGCTATATTCACCTATAGGGGTTGAATCCATTTCACTGGATTCTGTTGCATTCCAGACATCTTGTGCAAGATGACGTGCAAAACACAGTGACGCCCGGTCTTCACTATCATACACTGTGTTGCAGCGACCACAGGAGTACCTGATGAGCATGGGTATATATTAGAACTTTTGCaagatttcctcttccttttaatgAGTCACAATCTATCATTTATCATACCAGTACTGATTCATAACCTTAGACAAAGTTTAGTTTGCAATGGGGCTGCTAGATTTGTAAAGGCTGCATACTTTGCCGTAAAATAAAGTACAGCAAACAAAAAGACATTTGGCCAGTATCCATGAACGAGAAAATTGAGAAACTGAGACTTTGTAACCTGTGCAAATATAATAATAAGGCCAAATGCCTTGCAATGCAGGATGATGCCAGTTCTTGAGTATTGTACAGTGTGTTGCAATGTCCGTAAGAGTACCTGATGAGCATGGGTTAATATTACATTTGAAGCAAATTTCCCAGCCAAACACCTTCCTATCTATTTTAATTCATCATAATCAGGCAGTGGACCTACCATACTTGACTTTTATCCtagaaagaatataataaagactattacaattaaaaaaaaacatgacaatatATCAAACCTTTTTACTTCTATCTTCTCCCTGTCTTCTTCATGGGTGAGAGGAGTTACAAAACCCTGTCCAAAATGCGATGCAATACACACTTCTGCCTGCGACTGTTGCTCATACGGTGTATCACAAACTGGACACACGAAACTGTAAAGAATGGGTATTGAGCCATATTCATAAATGTCATTTGAAAATGGAAGGTACAAAACTCTTCTGGGTGTATAGGTGCCGAAATTGGTTTAGGAATGGGAATGGTTATCAGCTAAAACTTAGAGGTATATCAGCTTCAAGAATTCTGGTTATTTTGGGAGTTAGATTGGCCTAAATAATTTTTATAGGAGTGATATATTTCTCCTGGTAACATTAGATTTGTATTACTGTGCTTTTAATTATTTTGACATTCGTTTATTCAAAAATTGCTGTGATTAATAAGAGATAGACAACTCACCTATCTACTTGGATCAAGTTATTTCACATTCAGGAAACCCATTTTGTTTTCAATTTGACAGACCAGCAGACCTAACCTCTCCCAAAGTCCTTTTTAAGGCAGCAGAAACATGGAACCTTCAACACAATATTTGAACCTGACTATGAAACACTGCATGCAACTGACAAACCAAATGTTATATATAATTGTGCACACAAATACCTCTAGCACATGTGCACAGCCATTACTAATCATAACAAGTAATAATAACGTCAAACCTCTGCATGAGGCACTTCAGAATACGCACCTTCCTCTGGTAGACGCCATGTTGTCTTAtcattgtttatttacatgtgaCGTCACAACTGGCTAGCGGAAAGTCGAGCCTGCTCTGCAGCTGGCTTGAGTTTGGCCGGCCCTGCCTTAAGGCGGGCTACACTCTGGCTCAAGTTTGGGGacatgaaagaacacaaaatgacgTCAGCCTTGAGCCAGGCTTAAGGCTGCCTTAAGCGTGGACTATCAAAAACGCGCCTTTAGCCAATGGGTGCTCAGATTACATCATGTGACGTAATGTTTTCCCGTCGGACAAAGGCATGTGAACCGACGCCACTCAGACCACACTGGGTGTGCCTGAAGGCCAGCACTTGTGATCACCACTCCGCCTCCCCTCGTCTCATTTTCTGTTGCTCGGCTAAGTATTCATATTTTCCTGATTGATGGAACTCTGTTCTCCTTGGCACTTATTTAGTCACTGTGTTTAGTGATGTGtgaatattttgggtgtttaaattttggtgatttatttttgtgtggcgGAGAGGGACGCCAGGGCTGACGGCCAATTTGTGAGTGTTGGTATAGCCAGTAgagattttgggtgtttattgTGGTTGTATTACCTAACAATCATATTTGTGGTGCTTTACTCATTATTGAGTGTACTATCCAGAGGGGAGGATAAGTGTGtgatgaatttatttatttattgcccCTAATAAGTGttgtacttatttacttatttttgtggtctcatattatacttttttttcacacttaagcagcttatttattatatttcttggtaCTAAtgagttatttattttgttgtgtatgtggtattgagctgcaggtgtgttgacacCCACATGGGTGACTTATTTCAGTAGTAGGTAGTTAGGCTAAACTTATTTAcctgatttattatattttgtaattctatattttttgtgagtgctattattttctctatttggaTGTGATTCCCATACTTTTAACTATCCACGGACCtcaagtttaattttgtttattgtaaAGTTCACTGCtaatttttgttaataaattagttaaggatttaaattattttttcttaatctttccttattattagtttttgcgATAAGAACCGTTGCATTGAAGCCAAGTCACTATTGACAAATACTTTAACTTTGTATTTAATAAGAGTGATTTAACCTAATCAGTGACTAGTGCCCACAGCTACTTGAGGGCACTGGGTCAGGCTGCTCGTAACACCATCAAGATTGGATCTAGTATTTACTAgaaaggaggatggatggatggatattgatgtaggcgccgcaacagccaggttcatttggcgccgctaccaaaatttaaaaatatacgaaaaattttaataattataaaaaaaagtaaacaataaaaCCAATACAATTACAAGCTGCTAAAACACTAAAAGTACAATAAAATCTAATAAAATAtcataatacataaataaaattctaaaattcacaaatgagggagaaggccagcctctcccaaaaaaCCGAATAAATCATGGCCAAGGGCCAGACACGCTGGTCCAAGGACTGAGAGAGTttatagacaccgctatctcagCAGTAGAGGTAGCGGTGCCACAGGTCTAGTAAACAAGGGCACTCCACAAGTAGGTGccgtactgtgagtggcaccaggcagtcttcacagtaaggttgagggtccctggtcagcagGTACCTATTTGTAAGGttgaggtcatatggcgccggtacaaaaaaggtaaaaagaaaatatgaaagaaaaggaaaacaaagggattaaaaactataatagtaaaaacatcgtaaaaaataactaaaagcaattaaaagtatataaaataaatatttatctaagtaaatacaataaaattaaataaaattcacatatTTGGGAGAAGGCCCGCTTCTaccaaaaaactaaaaacatcatggccttgggccaggcactctgggccaaggacctttgagatataatagacaccgctatctctaccgcgaaaGCGGTataggtagcggtgtcttaaatcagtcaaactagggcactccacaagtaggtgccgcaccgtaagcggcaccagacaatcatcacagtaaggttgagggtccctggtcaggaggtacctttgtgtaaggtacgtgtgacctatacgaagtcgcgccaataaagtctgtgcacggcgatcccggacatgggtgtacccaagtccactgagggagtgtggaagtagtaatctctcccatttttgaggttgcaacccccgttagccatctcctctgccaaagtgcAGGAACTGCCTCGcgaattacaggaaatacatctcggAACGGAATAGGGGcaa is part of the Portunus trituberculatus isolate SZX2019 chromosome 2, ASM1759143v1, whole genome shotgun sequence genome and encodes:
- the LOC123501132 gene encoding uncharacterized protein LOC123501132, with the translated sequence MDSTPIDSQLHTSTSEQYSGQRQTPWTEDTVDILLRAVRDAFPRLDGKLEKRDRVWRDIFAVVSPQPHHVDLLTLVVPGATMQQCKVKWKNLRYAFMRYIENMKTTGARKLHVPQGYDLLCSFLGERPIAHPRTERCGLENEQLRDALVTGTTTIKTVTPVAGASGVSRIVTLLQDHQVSAELTLLLQDHQVSAGLSLLLQDHQVSAGLTLLLQDHQVSAGLSLQLQDHQVSAELTLLLQDHQVSAELPLLHQCLILMTRHHY